A single window of Montipora capricornis isolate CH-2021 chromosome 14, ASM3666992v2, whole genome shotgun sequence DNA harbors:
- the LOC138032002 gene encoding uncharacterized protein, giving the protein MFPDTYTVAWRRLTTTITKLKNQPEILKQYDGVIREQLHSGVVEMVPQDQIPPPGDVHYLPHRTVVFLDRDSTTVRVVYDASSKVFGPSLNDCLHIGPSLNPLLFDILLRFRVHEVALTADIEKAFLNIEIDPEHRDFVRFLWVEDPNKESPEVMVLRFARVVFGVNSSPFILNATIRHHLNTCLPVDSALARELLKSLYVDDYVSGNGDVDSAFKLAKKIKLCLKSGGFNMRKWSSNSESLLNSLEQDEAFSDDFEKSNGPRVEEEDESFSKSVFKQSTEKEQKVLGMLWNPTQDELIYDLNKTLGDVDAQPATRRLILSTATRFFDPLGLIAPVILPFKMMFQKLCKAGKDWDELVDAELNHQWLATLSDLRQAGRVSFKRCYAKGLNGDKVNSVQLHCFADASEKAYGAVVYMRVEFHDFTVVNHKHWQEVQAVCRESSGRNSKEFTPEQWRYCSTADNPADIVSRGIKSTELKESRLWLHGPDFLSKSSEQWPVQPTVVQAREDLSELKSFKPAVSSLVTTCVEGKEEEASLDNLINLENFSSLTKLLRVTVLVVLFIEKLKKTRSREGTEEDFTKLYRQAEMLWIRHVQQEILKSDKYPQMKSSLGLYRDEEGILRCRGRIGMSSLPYDTRFPILLPRSQYFTKLVILKCHDQVMHNGVAETLVQVRSRYWIVKGRQTVKSINNKCWRSGKISAFQP; this is encoded by the exons ATGTTCCCAGACACTTATACAGTGGCATGGCGTAGACTGACAACCACAATCACGAAGCTCAAGAACCAACCAGAAATTCTGAAGCAGTATGATGGTGTGATTAGAGAGCAACTGCACAGTGGTGTGGTTGAAATGGTACCACAAGATCAAATACCACCGCCTGGAGATGTCCACTATCTTCCACACAGGACAGTAGTGTTCCTTGACAGAGATTCAACTACGGTGAGAGTTGTATACGATGCCTCATCTAAAGTATTTGGGCCTAGTTTAAATGACTGTCTGCACATTGGACCTTCTCTTAATCCCTTGTTATTTGACATTTTGCTGAGGTTCAGAGTCCATGAAGTTGCCCTAACTGCAGACATTGAGAAGGCGTTTTTGAACATTGAGATTGATCCTGAACACAGGGACTTTGTGAGATTTTTATGGGTTGAAGATCCGAATAAGGAAAGTCCAGAAGTCATGGTACTACGTTTTGCACGTGTGGTATTTGGTGTAAACTCAAGTCCTTTCATTCTAAATGCCACAATCAGACACCATTTGAACACATGTTTGCCAGTGGACAGTGCACTTGCAAGAGAGCTGTTGAAGTCTTTATATGTTGATGACTATGTGTCTGGAAATGGTGACGTGGATAGTGCGTTCAAATTGGCTAAGAAGATAAAGCTCTGTCTTAAGTCAGGAGGCTTCAATATGAGAAAGTGGAGTAGCAATTCAGAAAGTCTGCTGAATTCACTGGAACAAGATGAAGCTTTCAGTGATGACTTTGAAAAGAGCAATGGACCTagagtagaagaagaagacgaaagcTTCTCTAAATCAGTTTTCAAGCAAAGTACAGAAAAGGAGCAAAAGGTTTTGGGAATGCTTTGGAACCCAACCCAAGATGAACTGATTTATGATCTGAACAAGACATTGGGAGATGTAGATGCCCAACCAGCAACAAGAAGATTGATTCTCAGTACAGCTACAAGGTTTTTTGACCCCTTGGGGTTGATAGCTCCGGTCATTCTTCCATTTAAGATGATGTTTCAGAAACTCTGCAAGGCTGGAAAAGACTGGGACGAGTTGGTCGATGCTGAACTCAATCATCAGTGGCTGGCGACTCTATCGGATTTGAGACAGGCTGGAAGAGTGAGCTTTAAGAGATGTTATGCTAAGGGATTGAATGGAGACAAGGTCAATTCAGTCCAACTTCACTGTTTTGCTGACGCATCGGAAAAGGCTTATGGAGCTGTGGTCTACATGAGAGTAGA ATTCCATGATTTCACTGTGGTGAATCACAAACACTGGCAAGAAGTACAAGCCGTTTGTCGAGAATCAAGTGGCCGAAATTCGAAGGAATTCACCCCTGAGCAGTGGAGGTACTGTTCCACAGCAGACAATCCAGCTGACATAGTGTCCAGAGGAATCAAGTCTACTGAATTGAAAGAAAGCAGGTTGTGGTTACATGGACCCGACTTCCTGTCTAAGAGTAGTGAGCAGTGGCCAGTTCAACCGACAGTTGTACAAGCCAGAGAAGATTTAAGCGAACTGAAATCCTTTAAACCAGCTGTTTCCAGCTTAGTCACCACGTGCGTTGAAGGGAAGGAAGAAGAAGCGAGTCTAGATAACTTAATCAATCTTGAGAACTTTAGTTCTTTAACCAAGCTTCTAAGAGTGACTGTGTTGGTTGTGTTGTTTATTGAGAAATTGAAGAAGACGAGGTCCcgagaaggaacagaagaagaTTTTACGAAATTGTACAGACAAGCAGAGATGTTGTGGATTAGGCACGTTCAGCAAGAGATCCTAAAAAGCGACAAGTATCCACAGATGAAGTCATCATTAGGACTTTATCGAGACGAAGAAGGGATACTACGATGTCGAGGAAGAATAGGCATGTCTTCCCTACCGTACGATACACGATTTCCGATACTGTTGCCGAGAAGTCAATATTTCACTAAGTTGGTGATTCTCAAGTGCCATGATCAAGTGATGCACAATGGAGTGGCAGAGACCTTGGTTCAAGTTAGGTCACGGTATTGGATTGTGAAGGGCAGACAAACGGTGAAGAGTATCAACAACAAgtgttggcgcagtggtaagatctctgccttccaaccctag
- the LOC138033435 gene encoding collagen alpha-1(VI) chain-like isoform X2, translating into MEGPGQTLLLLFCILSFFGSCLTVVLFIRNLYVERQVKELELWQESEQVKATANYPAGCQNTANKDNTPAPGKVHVKRSPDRRGPKGRRGLAPGMTGVDGKNGIPGAKGESGIRVAMQGNKDETEIPDVIEEKVNQRPRESSEDELEDSVGSKGNRDIRENKEKKEKPVTGNGENLSGSD; encoded by the exons ATGGAAGGCCCTGGACAGACTCTCCTTCTGCTATTCtgcattttgtctttttttggaAGTTGTTTGACTGTCGTTCTGTTCATTCGGAATTTATACGTTGAACGGCAAGTCAAAGAGCTGGAGCTCTGGCAAGAATCTGAACAAGTGAAGGCCACGGCAAACTACCCAGCTGGTTGTCAGAACACGGCAAACAAAGATAACACTCCAG CTCCAGGCAAAGTACATGTAAAGCGATCCCCAGACCGGCGAGGTCCAAAAGGCAGACGGGGACTGGCACCAGGAATGACTGGTGTAGATGGGAAAAATGGAATACCAGGGGCTAAAGGAGAATCTGGAATCCGCGTGGCCATGCAAGGAAACAAGGACGAAACGGAGATCCCTGACGTGATAGAGGAAAAG GTGAACCAGCGCCCCCGGGAAAGTAGTGAAGACGAGCTCGAGGATTCGGTGGGATCAAAAGGAAACCGGGATATCCGGGAGAATAAGGAGAAAAAG GAAAAACCTGTGACTGGAAACGGTGAGAACCTATCAGGATCGGATTGA
- the LOC138033435 gene encoding uncharacterized protein isoform X1 has protein sequence MEGPGQTLLLLFCILSFFGSCLTVVLFIRNLYVERQVKELELWQESEQVKATANYPAGCQNTANKDNTPENIRKEIEKQGRFFALIVAPGKVHVKRSPDRRGPKGRRGLAPGMTGVDGKNGIPGAKGESGIRVAMQGNKDETEIPDVIEEKVNQRPRESSEDELEDSVGSKGNRDIRENKEKKEKPVTGNGENLSGSD, from the exons ATGGAAGGCCCTGGACAGACTCTCCTTCTGCTATTCtgcattttgtctttttttggaAGTTGTTTGACTGTCGTTCTGTTCATTCGGAATTTATACGTTGAACGGCAAGTCAAAGAGCTGGAGCTCTGGCAAGAATCTGAACAAGTGAAGGCCACGGCAAACTACCCAGCTGGTTGTCAGAACACGGCAAACAAAGATAACACTCCAG AAAATATCCGGAAAGAAATAGAGAAACAAGGGCGTTTCTTTGCTTTGATTGTAGCTCCAGGCAAAGTACATGTAAAGCGATCCCCAGACCGGCGAGGTCCAAAAGGCAGACGGGGACTGGCACCAGGAATGACTGGTGTAGATGGGAAAAATGGAATACCAGGGGCTAAAGGAGAATCTGGAATCCGCGTGGCCATGCAAGGAAACAAGGACGAAACGGAGATCCCTGACGTGATAGAGGAAAAG GTGAACCAGCGCCCCCGGGAAAGTAGTGAAGACGAGCTCGAGGATTCGGTGGGATCAAAAGGAAACCGGGATATCCGGGAGAATAAGGAGAAAAAG GAAAAACCTGTGACTGGAAACGGTGAGAACCTATCAGGATCGGATTGA
- the LOC138032003 gene encoding uncharacterized protein — translation MNKAYIVLYTCASSRAVHLDVVPRLTTEAFVRSFKRFIARRGVPNLVVSDNGSTFKSEELKKLLADHRIEWKFNVALAPWWGGFFERLVRSTKRCLKKTLGTARVSYEELLSVVVEIEGILNSRPLTYVDDELRSPLTPSQLVIGRRLLSKEEKTPSEAPQTRGELSRRAKYLTTVLSQFWRRWQKEYLTELRVHHNCQLKNRQPTVNVGDVVCIHKDRTPRLFWNMGVVKALITGRDGFHRAAVVRTRSGDRVIDVTRPLKKLFPVETGLGVHERQKGNTDFPITFVGNAEQEHVAEH, via the coding sequence ATGAACAAGGCATACATCGTGTTATACACATGTGCCTCCAGTCGTGCAGTTCATCTCGACGTCGTCCCGAGGTTGACAACCGAAGCTTTCGTGAGAAGTTTTAAAAGGTTCATTGCCAGACGAGGTGTTCCAAATCTTGTAGTGTCAGATAATGGATCCACTTTCAAGAGTGAAGAGCTGAAGAAGTTGCTAGCAGACCACCGCATAGAATGGAAATTTAACGTCGCGTTAGCTCCTTGGTGGGGAGGATTTTTTGAACGTCTCGTTAGATCAACTAAACGCTGTCTCAAGAAAACCTTAGGAACCGCGAGAGTCAGCTATGAAGAATTGCTCTCTGTTGTTGTGGAAATAGAGGGAATACTGAATTCACGACCTCTCACGTACGTGGATGATGAATTACGAAGTCCGTTGACGCCGTCACAATTGGTTATTGGTCGTCGCCTGTTgagtaaagaagagaaaactcccTCGGAAGCGCCTCAGACCAGAGGTGAATTGTCAAGACGTGCAAAGTATCTGACAACTGTTCTGTCGCAGTTTTGGAGACGTTGGCAGAAGGAGTACTTGACAGAGTTACGTGTCCATCATAATTGCCAACTGAAAAACAGGCAACCAACTGTCAATGTAGGAGACGTTGTTTGCATTCACAAGGACAGGACGCCGAGACTATTTTGGAATATGGGAGTGGTCAAAGCCCTCATTACAGGACGAGATGGATTTCACCGAGCAGCAGTGGTGAGAACTCGAAGTGGAGATCGAGTAATCGACGTGACAAGACCCTTAAAGAAGTTGTTTCCTGTAGAAACTGGATTAGGAGTACATGAACGTCAGAAAGGGAACACTGATTTTCCAATTACCTTTGTGGGAAACGCTGAACAAGAACACGTAGCTGAACATTAA
- the LOC138032001 gene encoding uncharacterized protein, whose protein sequence is MPRIIRKLFAKELEKEIEDSGEFCEHVYSILAKIDLSLEKGKHGEHTQAHATNQENSSTRNTESAKVKLPKLELKSFSGNYQEWQGFWDTFQSAVDGNTGISAIEKFTYLKSCVTSNAESAIAGLPLTADNYKVAIDILKDRFGKPQLLISNYMDALLKLPSVNSVHETKRLRELFDKIEINIRGLNALGVESRSFGNLLVPVVMEKIPSELRLVVSRKFGSEESWNLDALLSALKTELEARERCTAMKTSGANANTPRFEQYRARSKQPHSASALYTGSEEFTQQCVFCKKNHKSINCMTITEPKARRTILRRNGKCFLCLKGGHISTNCPSKAKCFNCEGRHHVTICERMRNMLTSRNVVRDEETPHGSGSSQDRSREAGTSAMHVSNNANSVLLQVAQAFVCRPDNQQLGLNAHVIFDSCSQRSYITSKACEQLNLPTIGKETLLIKTFGDNSASVKECDVVQLCVRTLDEMNVYITSYVVPVICSPVSNQRSRTTLECYPYLQGLQLACDTSDSVSVDVLIGADYYWSFFTGNIIKGDPYGPVALETNLGWVLSGPTMCSTLTRSRTVNLSSTHVLKIESTEISDMKDDLQKFLDLETLGIN, encoded by the exons ATGCCGAGGATAATCCGCAAACTGTTTGCAAAG GAACTGGAGAAAGAAATAGAAGATTCTGGTGAGTTTTGTGAGCACGTTTACAGTATTTTAGCGAAAATCGATTTGAGTTTGGAGAAAGGGAAACATGGCGAACACACACAGGCCCATGCGACAAATCAGGAAAATAGTAGTACCAGAAATACCGAAAGCGCAAAAGTGAAACTACCTAAACTCGAACTCAAATCCTTTTCGGGAAATTATCAAGAATGGCAGGGTTTCTGGGACACATTTCAATCTGCTGTCGATGGAAATACTGGCATCTCGGCCATTGAAAAATTCACCTATCTGAAGAGTTGTGTAACAAGCAATGCTGAATCCGCAATTGCTGGACTGCCTCTGACCGCAGACAATTATAAAGTAGCCATTGACATTCTTAAGGACCGATTTGGTAAACCGCAGTTGCTGATATCAAATTATATGGATGCCTTATTGAAACTTCCATCTGTcaattcagtgcatgaaacaaAGAGATTACGTGAATTGTTTGACAAGATTGAAATCAACATTCGAGGTTTGAATGCGTTAGGAGTTGAATCACGGTCCTTTGGGAATTTATTGGTCCCAGTCGTGATGGAAAAAATCCCCTCAGAATTACGATTGGTTGTAAGCCGTAAGTTTGGCAGTGAGGAATCATGGAATCTTGATGCCTTGTTGAGTGCACTGAAAACTGAGTTGGAAGCCAGGGAAAGATGTACTGCAATGAAAACAAGTGGTGCAAATGCCAATACACCCAGGTTTGAACAGTACAGAGCAAGAAGCAAACAACCCCATTCTGCCTCTGCCCTTTATACAGGCAGTGAGGAATTTACTCAACAATGTGTTTTTTGCAAGAAGAATCACAAATCCATTAACTGCATGACCATCACTGAACCGAAAGCTAGGAGAACAATTCTGAGACGAAATGGCAAGTGTTTTTTGTGCCTGAAGGGTGGCCATATCTCCACAAATTGTCCGTCAAAGGCAAAATGCTTTAACTGTGAAGGTAGACACCATGTAACCATTTGTGAAAGAATGAGGAACATGCTAACATCCAGGAATGTAGTTCGTGACGAGGAAACACCACATGGATCTGGATCATCTCAAGATAGGAGCAGAGAAGCTGGAACTTCAGCAATGCACGTTAGCAACAATGCCAACTCTGTGTTGTTACAGGTAGCCCAAGCCTTTGTTTGCAGACCAGATAACCAACAACTTGGATTGAATGCCCATGTGATATTTGATTCCTGTAGCCAGAGATCATACATAACCAGTAAGGCATGTGAACAATTGAACCTACCAACCATTGGTAAGGAGACACTTTTGATCAAAACATTTGGAGATAACTCAGCCTCTGTGAAGGAATGTGATGTTGTGCAATTGTGTGTCAGAACATTGGATGAAATGAATGTGTATATCACCTCATATGTTGTACCAGTAATTTGCAGCCCAGTGTCCAATCAACGGTCTCGAACCACGTTGGAATGCTACCCCTACTTGCAGGGTCTACAACTTGCATGTGATACAAGTGATTCTGTCAGTGTTGATGTGCTGATAGGAGCAGATTATTACTGGTCGTTCTTTACTGGGAACATCATTAAAGGAGATCCCTATGGACCAGTAGCCCTTGAAACCAATTTAGGTTGGGTTTTATCAGGACCAACTATGTGCTCAACATTGACAAGGTCGCGCACTGTGAATCTGAGTTCCACGCATGTGTTAAAGATAGAGTCCACAGAGATAAGTGATATGAAGGATGATCTGCAGAAATTTTTGGACTTAGAAACTTTGGGAATTAATTAA